One window of the Candidatus Jettenia sp. genome contains the following:
- a CDS encoding trypsin-like peptidase domain-containing protein, whose product MKPLFQTISTDEIKPDGLQISEFSPQADGELLDAYSKAVVSASEKVIPSVVNINVRQLLNGRQAVHPRMSQQMVGSGSGFIFTPDGFILTNSHVVHNASQIEVALSDGRRFSADMIGDDPDTDLAIIRIQAPDLAYAHLGDSQSIRVGQLVVAIGNPYGFQCTVTAGVVSALGRSLRSRSGRLIDSIIQTDAALNPGNSGGPLINSRGEVIGVNTAIIQGAQGLCFAIAADTVKFVATRLIKDGRIRRGYIGVAGQNVFLHRRLVLFHNLITESGVLVIAIEKNSPAQKAGLLEGDVIIGIDNQPIRSIDDLHKQLTEHRIGVKSSLTIIRRSDKLILEIISEESQAKNSVP is encoded by the coding sequence ATGAAGCCTCTTTTTCAAACTATATCAACAGATGAGATCAAGCCTGATGGTTTGCAGATATCTGAATTCTCCCCTCAGGCAGATGGAGAACTTCTTGACGCATATTCAAAGGCCGTTGTTAGTGCGTCAGAGAAGGTCATCCCATCAGTGGTGAATATTAATGTTCGACAGTTGTTAAATGGCCGGCAAGCAGTGCATCCGCGTATGTCACAGCAGATGGTTGGCAGCGGCTCAGGGTTTATTTTTACACCGGATGGTTTTATTCTTACGAACAGTCATGTCGTACATAATGCTAGTCAAATTGAAGTAGCGCTCTCGGATGGCCGCCGCTTTTCGGCAGATATGATTGGTGATGACCCTGATACAGATTTAGCAATTATCAGGATACAAGCCCCGGATCTGGCATATGCACATTTAGGTGATTCCCAGTCTATTCGCGTAGGCCAACTTGTAGTTGCCATTGGTAATCCCTATGGCTTCCAATGCACCGTCACTGCTGGCGTGGTAAGTGCGCTCGGACGCTCACTCCGATCGCGTTCAGGAAGGTTGATAGATAGTATTATCCAAACCGATGCGGCACTGAATCCAGGTAATTCAGGTGGTCCACTCATTAATTCTCGTGGAGAAGTAATTGGAGTTAATACTGCTATCATCCAGGGCGCACAAGGTCTTTGTTTTGCTATCGCGGCTGACACAGTAAAATTTGTTGCAACACGGCTTATCAAGGATGGAAGAATCCGCCGTGGCTACATTGGCGTAGCAGGACAAAATGTCTTCCTCCATCGCCGCCTGGTACTCTTCCATAATTTAATCACAGAGAGCGGTGTGCTCGTCATTGCTATCGAGAAGAATAGTCCTGCACAAAAAGCAGGTTTGCTTGAAGGGGATGTAATCATAGGCATTGATAATCAACCGATCAGGAGTATAGATGATCTGCACAAACAGCTTACCGAACATCGGATCGGCGTGAAGTCGTCACTTACCATTATCCGGCGTTCCGATAAGCTCATTCTCGAAATTATCTCGGAGGAATCTCAAGCTAAGAATAGTGTTCCATAA
- a CDS encoding response regulator: MTGRKKKIILAEDNLAIVDALTIMLEEFGYEVISIVDGNTVKDKLKEKPDLILFDLWMPGWNGKDACRYLKGNEDTKDIPIIIISADRNIAQLAKETGADDFIAKPFQMENLLAKVEKYLGKNEENSS; this comes from the coding sequence ATGACTGGCAGAAAGAAAAAAATCATCCTTGCAGAGGATAACCTGGCCATTGTTGATGCATTGACTATCATGCTCGAAGAATTCGGTTATGAAGTTATATCAATAGTTGATGGCAATACGGTTAAAGACAAATTGAAAGAAAAGCCTGACTTAATTCTGTTTGATCTCTGGATGCCAGGATGGAACGGCAAAGATGCATGCAGATACTTAAAAGGCAATGAAGATACGAAAGATATTCCGATTATTATCATTTCAGCAGACAGAAATATAGCGCAGCTTGCAAAAGAAACAGGTGCGGATGATTTTATTGCAAAACCATTTCAAATGGAAAATTTACTGGCAAAAGTAGAAAAATACCTTGGTAAGAATGAAGAGAATAGTTCATAG